The genomic interval TTAAAAAATACCCCGATGAGAAAAACTTCAACCGTCTTTTGGTGGGACAATTGGTCAAAGAGAAGCGCTATGAAGAGGCTGAAAAAGAGATACTTAGGCTCATTGAATTCAATAAAAGTGTCCAACATCTGAGCATCGCAGGTAATCTTTATTTGCAGATGAAAGCCTATGATTTGGCACTCAAATATTTTGAAAGTGCTTACAAACAAGAGCAAAATGAAGATATTTTGATCAACATTGTCGAGCTGTTAAACCGCTTCTTAGGACGCAAAGACGATGCCATTGCCTACTTAGAGACCTATGCCAATATGGAAGGGTGTGGCAATACGGTCTGTTACAAACTCATCGAAATCTATGGGCGTGATCGCAATGTTCAAGGCTTAATTGCTACCTATAAAAAACTCTACAAAGAGGAACAAAGCGAAGAGATAGCCAAGAAAATTGTTGAACTGATGCTGTACATTAAAGATGTCAAAGGGGCGACAACCTTTTTGGAAAAAACAGGCTTTAACCAAGATATGTTGCTTCAAATTTATGCTACACAGAAAAAATTCAAAGAAGCCTATACATTGGCTGAAAAACTCTACGATGAGAGTAAAAATCTTGATTATCTAGGGAAAATGGCTATTTATGAGTATGAGCTCAATAAAACCAATCTGGCACCTGAAACCTTGCAATCAATTTCGCATAAATTTGATGAAGTGACCAGTTTGCTGAAAGACTCTGTCTATCTTAACTACTATGGGTATCTGCTCATTGACCATAATATCGACGTTTCAAAAGGTATTGCACTGGTGCAAGAAGCGCTTAGATTAGAGCCAAATTCTCCTTATTATCTTGACTCATTAGCGTGGGGACTTTACAAACAGGGTCAATGCGATGAGGCGTATAACATCATGAAATATTTTGGTGAGCATGTGATGGAAGAAGAGGTCATCGCGCATATTGAAGCGATTAAAAAATGTTTGAAAGAGAAAAAATGATTCTAGACGAAATTATCAAACGCACGCGTGAGGATTTAGAAAAGAAGAAAAAAGAGTATACGATTGATTGGTTGGGTAGAAGCCTTGCGTTTAACCCTTTTATGCCACGCGACGTCAAACCTTATCTGAAAGCAACACCCCAAAATCCGTATCGCATCATTGCTGAAGTGAAAAAAGCTAGCCCTAGTAAAGGGGTGATCAAAGCTGATTTTGACCCTCTGATGATTGCCAAAGCGTATGAATTAGGAGGTGCTGATGCTATTTCTGTGCTGACTGAGCCTCACTATTTTCAAGGAAACTTGGAGTACTTAACCCAAATTCGCCGTTATGTTCCCACACCCTTGTTGCGTAAAGATTTCATTGTTGATGAGTACCAAATCTTAGAAGCGCTGGTGTATGGGGCTGATTTTATTTTATTGATCGCAAAAGCGCTTTCCAAAGCAGAACTCAAACACCTTTTAGAGTACGCATTACGACTAGGGCTTGAAGTTTTAGTCGAAATTCATGACAAAGAAGACCTCGTTAAAGCCATCTTTGCAGGAGCAAATATCATCGGAATTAACCACCGAAACCTAGAGACCTTTGAGATGGATATGAGTTTAACTGAGAAACTGATGCCACTCATTCCGCAAGGAAAAATCATCGTTGCAGAGAGTGGATTGAATGACAAAGAGACGATTCAACACTTAAGCAAAATCGGTGCGGATGCCTTTTTAATTGGCGAGTATTTTATGCGTGAACCAGACATTCAAGCCTCACTTGAATCCATTAAAAAGGTCGATTGATGGATTACATGTACGCTCCTTGGCGGGATGTTTATTTTAGTGATAAACCAGAAGGGTGTGTTTTTTGCAACATAAGCGAGCATCCAGAGCTGGATGAGCAGCATCATGTCTTGTATCGCGATGCGCTCTGCTTTATCGTAATGAACCGTTATCCTTACACGCCTGGGCATTTTATGGTGATTCCTCATTATCATACCGATGCGGTTGAGGAACTGGAACCCGAAGTGTGGCTGCATCTCTCGTTTATCGTGCAACGCTGTGTAAAGATGCTTAAAGAGGGCATTGGAGCGCAAGGGGTGAATCTTGGTATGAACCTTGGCAAAAGTGGCGGAGCGGGCATTGCAGAGCACATTCACTACCATGTGATCCCACGCTGGATAGGCGATACCAATTTTATTACCACCATCGCTGATACCAGAGTTTATGGAACCGATTTTGAAAAAATCTATACGCATCTTAAAGGGCTTGTTCCTGAGTATCTGGCATGCTGATTGAGCTTGACATTGACGCCTTTATTTCCCAAAAATCAGAGTTTGATCTTTTAATCGACGCGCGTAGCCCCAAAGAATTTTGTGAATCTCACATTCCAAATGCTCAAAACTTTTATGCCCTAAATGATGCAGAACATCAAGAAATCGGCACGCTCTACAAACAAGTCTCACGCAATGACGCCAAAATACTCGGTGCTCGTTACATCTGCCAAAATGTAGCATCGCATCTTGAACGAATCGCAAAAGAGTACAAAATTGGCTCTAAAATCGGCATCTACTGCGCTAGAGGAGGGCTAAGATCTAGCTCCATTGCGATTATCCTCTCGCACATTGGCTATCAAGTCTACCGACTTCAAGGTGGCTATAAACAGTACCGTATGTATGTGCTCACCTATCTTGAAAATTTACCGCATCAGCGTTTCATTGTCCTTGGTGGCAATACGGGCTGTGGAAAAAGTGAACTCTTGCAATCGCTTCATCCTTCCATCGATCTTGAAAACCTTGCCAACCATCTGGGTTCGAGCTTTGGAAGTATCAAAGGCGCGCAACCCAGTCAAAAAGCGTTTGAAAATAGTTTATGCGAAATTTTACATAAAATTGATCCCAATGCCACAATCTTCATCGAGGCCGAAAGTAAAAGAATGGGAAAATGCACCATTCCAGCGCTTTTACATGTAAGGATCTTACAAGGCTATCGTATCGAAATTACAGCACCGCTTGTGCAACGTGTTGAGCGAATACTCAAAGACTATCAGATGATTACGCCTGCCTTTTTTGACCAATCGATGAAGATGATTGCGCCGTACATTAAAAAAACGGTGAAAGAAGATGTTTTACACGCATACGAAGAGGGCGACCTTGCGCAAGTGGCGAAGATACTATTAGTTGAGTATTATGATCTTGTGTATAAAAAACCGCATCATAGCGATACAACCCTTGATAATGCTGATGAAATGGCAACTTTGGAAGCTCTTAGATCTTTACATGTAAAACTCTCAACCGTTTAAACCACCTCCTCTTAAGTTTTTTTTTATCCACAAAATGTCACAATAATACCAGATATAGTTCAGTATTATTTAAGAGGAGTATTTGTATGAAAGTATTATTAGCATCACTTGTGTGTGCTTCATCGCTGTTTGCACATTTTCAAACCGTTATGACAGATAAAACCGTCATTGAGCAAGGTGGAAACACGAAAGTTTCTATTCAATACGAATTTACCCATCCCTTTGAGCAACACCTCATGAACATGCAAATGCCTAAAGAGGCGGGCGTTTTCATGGAAGGCAAAAAGACATCGCTTTTGGGCGCATTCCAAGCTGTCGAAAAGAACAAACTCACGACGTGGAAGAGTGAATACACGATTAAAGAGCCAGGGGTTTATCAGTTCTATGTCGATCCTGTGCCTTATTTTGAGCCTGCGGAAGAGAAATTTATCCGCCATCAAACCAAAACGATTGTGGATGCCTTTGGTTCAGGCGAGGGCTGGGATAAACCTATTGGTCTTAAAGCGGAGATCATTCCACTCTCACGTCCTTATACACTCTATGCAGGCAATCTATTTAGCGCCCAAGTGCTTTACAAAGGCAAACCCGTCCCAAATGCTGAAGTGGAAGTAGAGTTTTACAACACCAAAGGGCTCAAAGCACCCAATGAAATGTACGTCACACAAGTCTACAAAGCCGATAAAAATGGTGTCTTTCATGTCGCACTTCCGACTGATGGATGGTGGGGATTTGCCGCTTTAATGGATGATGATGAAAAAATTAAAAAAGATGGTAAAAGTTACCCTGTCGAATTGGGCGCTGTACTTTGGCTCAAAACAGAGGCAATGAAATAAAATGCACCTCAGTGAAGGCTTACTCAGACCTGAGATATTAATCGGTGGAGCAGTCGTTTCGGCTGCTTTTACTCTGTATGCGTTTAAAACACTCAAAGATGATGAGATTCCTAAAACGGCGGTACTTTCGGCGCTGTTCTTTTTGGCATCGTTCATTCACGTTCCCATTGGTCCCACATCAGTGCATCTTGTCTTAGGCGGCATTGTTGGAGCCATGCTGGGTTTTCGTGCTTTTATCGCTATCTTTGTCGCTCTTTTACTCCAAGGCGTTCTATTTGGCTTTGGCGGACTCACCACGCTTGGTATCAATCTTTTCAATCTTGCCACACCCACGCTGATTGGCTATTGGCTTTTTATGCTTCCTTCAAACAACCGTTGGCAAAAAGATCTGCTCTGGTTTTTAGTCGGTTTCGTTCCTTTAGCCCTTTCTGCCTTCTTGCTTTCACTCACCCTAGCTCTCAATGGCGACGCGTTTGTGGACGCCGCAAAACTAGCTCTTTTAGCGCACTTACCGATTATGTTTATCGAAGGGTTTATCACACTTTTTGCGCTTCGTTTCATTGAAAAAGTCTCCCCACATCTTTTACATGTAAAGGAGCAGTATGTTACGCATCGGGCTGCTTAGTTTACTCTTTCTGAGTAGTCTATGGGCGCATAAAATCAACCTTTTTGCTTACGATGAAGCGGGGAAGCTCTATATTCAGAGTTACTTCACCAAATCTTCACCGTGCAAACAGTGTGTCGTAAAGCTCTTAGATGCAAACCAAAAAGAGCTTTTAACGTTAAAGACCGATGATGAGGGCAAAGCTTCGGCTAAACTGCCCTTGGCTGAATTTGACATTATCGTTGAAGCGGGTATGGGGCATCAAACGCAAACACACTATGTTGCACAAAGTCATACCAAAGAAGAGGCAAAAACACTACCATCCGACATGCCTTTGGATAAAATGCTTTTAGGATTGGTTATAATTGTCTTTTTCTTTGGAGTACTGTATTGGATCAAACGCAAACCCAGCCACGCATAGCACCGACGACAGCGCTTCTTTTAGCACTGTTTTACAGCACTGTCGTGGCATTACAAGAATATCTTTATGCCCCCATGCTTCTGCCATTGTTGTTGCTTAGTTGGCTTCACAGAGCATCACTTTTGAGTATCTTCAAGCGACTCTTTTGGCTCAATACGCTGATTGCTATTGTTGTTGCAAGCATGTTGTGGCAAAAAAACTATGAGCTTGCACTGCTTGTTTTTTTACGATCCAATTTCATTTTGCTCTTTATGTTAATGCTCTTTCACGGTAAAGATGAATTTTCCATCGCCATTGCAATGCACCGTTTGCGTCTGCCTCATAAACTCACCTCTATCTTCTTTTTCACGGCAAAGTCCATTTTTCTCATCAAACGCGAGT from Sulfurospirillum multivorans DSM 12446 carries:
- a CDS encoding tetratricopeptide repeat protein; this translates as MSRYYSLIVVLVLLVGCSTKEVVITNETTKKVFEEEDNLILQALDYQQNGDYVNARKIYHTLYEQSQKKVYLTEDAGLAFVLGDPDAHDLIMQGIKKYPDEKNFNRLLVGQLVKEKRYEEAEKEILRLIEFNKSVQHLSIAGNLYLQMKAYDLALKYFESAYKQEQNEDILINIVELLNRFLGRKDDAIAYLETYANMEGCGNTVCYKLIEIYGRDRNVQGLIATYKKLYKEEQSEEIAKKIVELMLYIKDVKGATTFLEKTGFNQDMLLQIYATQKKFKEAYTLAEKLYDESKNLDYLGKMAIYEYELNKTNLAPETLQSISHKFDEVTSLLKDSVYLNYYGYLLIDHNIDVSKGIALVQEALRLEPNSPYYLDSLAWGLYKQGQCDEAYNIMKYFGEHVMEEEVIAHIEAIKKCLKEKK
- the trpC gene encoding indole-3-glycerol phosphate synthase TrpC, with the protein product MILDEIIKRTREDLEKKKKEYTIDWLGRSLAFNPFMPRDVKPYLKATPQNPYRIIAEVKKASPSKGVIKADFDPLMIAKAYELGGADAISVLTEPHYFQGNLEYLTQIRRYVPTPLLRKDFIVDEYQILEALVYGADFILLIAKALSKAELKHLLEYALRLGLEVLVEIHDKEDLVKAIFAGANIIGINHRNLETFEMDMSLTEKLMPLIPQGKIIVAESGLNDKETIQHLSKIGADAFLIGEYFMREPDIQASLESIKKVD
- a CDS encoding HIT family protein; this translates as MDYMYAPWRDVYFSDKPEGCVFCNISEHPELDEQHHVLYRDALCFIVMNRYPYTPGHFMVIPHYHTDAVEELEPEVWLHLSFIVQRCVKMLKEGIGAQGVNLGMNLGKSGGAGIAEHIHYHVIPRWIGDTNFITTIADTRVYGTDFEKIYTHLKGLVPEYLAC
- the mnmH gene encoding tRNA 2-selenouridine(34) synthase MnmH, producing the protein MLIELDIDAFISQKSEFDLLIDARSPKEFCESHIPNAQNFYALNDAEHQEIGTLYKQVSRNDAKILGARYICQNVASHLERIAKEYKIGSKIGIYCARGGLRSSSIAIILSHIGYQVYRLQGGYKQYRMYVLTYLENLPHQRFIVLGGNTGCGKSELLQSLHPSIDLENLANHLGSSFGSIKGAQPSQKAFENSLCEILHKIDPNATIFIEAESKRMGKCTIPALLHVRILQGYRIEITAPLVQRVERILKDYQMITPAFFDQSMKMIAPYIKKTVKEDVLHAYEEGDLAQVAKILLVEYYDLVYKKPHHSDTTLDNADEMATLEALRSLHVKLSTV
- a CDS encoding DUF4198 domain-containing protein — its product is MKVLLASLVCASSLFAHFQTVMTDKTVIEQGGNTKVSIQYEFTHPFEQHLMNMQMPKEAGVFMEGKKTSLLGAFQAVEKNKLTTWKSEYTIKEPGVYQFYVDPVPYFEPAEEKFIRHQTKTIVDAFGSGEGWDKPIGLKAEIIPLSRPYTLYAGNLFSAQVLYKGKPVPNAEVEVEFYNTKGLKAPNEMYVTQVYKADKNGVFHVALPTDGWWGFAALMDDDEKIKKDGKSYPVELGAVLWLKTEAMK
- the cbiM gene encoding cobalt transporter CbiM, whose amino-acid sequence is MHLSEGLLRPEILIGGAVVSAAFTLYAFKTLKDDEIPKTAVLSALFFLASFIHVPIGPTSVHLVLGGIVGAMLGFRAFIAIFVALLLQGVLFGFGGLTTLGINLFNLATPTLIGYWLFMLPSNNRWQKDLLWFLVGFVPLALSAFLLSLTLALNGDAFVDAAKLALLAHLPIMFIEGFITLFALRFIEKVSPHLLHVKEQYVTHRAA
- a CDS encoding energy-coupling factor transporter transmembrane component T family protein; this translates as MDQTQTQPRIAPTTALLLALFYSTVVALQEYLYAPMLLPLLLLSWLHRASLLSIFKRLFWLNTLIAIVVASMLWQKNYELALLVFLRSNFILLFMLMLFHGKDEFSIAIAMHRLRLPHKLTSIFFFTAKSIFLIKREFTLFKNTLHVRGFTPKTNLLTYKTMAGFVGILFIKALERSFWLEKAMQLRGFCGEVYTLEAHQDFSTYDRLLAFITILSRFYRYFGDKEPFYELFG